The Streptomyces asoensis DNA window CCGGATGCCGCGGGCCAGCTGCCACAGGGCGGCCGTGTCCCGCAGCCGGACGAGGAGGGCGGCGTCCCCCGGCGTCGCGCGCCGCAGGACCGGCTCGGGCCGGCCGGTGGGGACCGGTTCGAGGAGGCGGGCCCGCAGGGCGCTCTTCAGGGCCTCCACGTCCATGCCGAGGGCCTGCGACACATACGCATCGAGGGAGCCGTGGCGTTCCCGCAGCGCGGCCAGGAACAGGCGCATCACCGCCTCGGGCGCCCGTCCGAAGGACGGCCACACCGGCGAGCGGCCGCCGTTGCGCGCACGCCAGTCGGCGAGCAGCGCCGGGGTCGCCAGCTCCGTCAGGGTGAAGTCCTCGACGATCACCTCGTCGGGGACCCCCAGCAGACCGAGGACCAGGGCGGCGAACTGCCCGGTGCGGTCCTTGCCGGAGGCGCAGTGGAAGACCAGCCCCTCCTTCGCCCCGGCCACCAGTTCCAGGGCGGCCGCCAGCTCCTTCGTGCCGTCCTCGGCCACTTCCATGAAGCGTGCGCTCAGGTACGGTCCCGGCTCCACGTCCGGGGTCAGCGACGGCTGGTCGTAGGGCCGGTGCTCGATGCTGAGGTTGCGGTAGGCGAAGGAGTCGTGCTCGGGGATGCGGCCCCGGTCCCGCGCCTCCCACGGGTGGCGCAGGTCGATCACCGTGCCGATCCCCAGGGCGAGGAAGCGGTCCCAGTCCGCGGTGTCCGGTCGCAGCTTGCCGAGCGAGTCCGCCCGGAAGAGCCGCCCCGGGCGCACCCGCAGACCGTCCGCGGCCGGGTATCCGCCCAGGTCACGGAAGTTGTGCAGGGTCTCGAACGGTATGTGCCGGTCCATGTGCGCCCCCGTGGTCTCGTCCGCCGCCGTCACAGCTCGCGGTGGACCTTCGTGTTGGAGGCCTGGGCGCGGGGGCGCAGGACGAGGAGGTCGACGTTGACGTGGCTGGGGCGGGTGACCGCCCAGGCGATCGTCTCGGCGACGTCGGAGGCGGTGAGGGGTTCGGCGACGCCCTCGTAGACCTTGGCCGCCTTCGTCTCGTCGCCGCCGAAGCGGGTGAGGGCGAACTCGTCGGTCTTGACCATGCCGGGCGCGATCTCGATGACGCGCACCGGCAGGCCGACGATCTCCAGGCGCAGGGTCTCGGCGAGGACGTGGGCGCCGTGCTTGGCGGCGACATAGCCGCCGCCTCCCTCGTACGTCCCGTGCCCGGCGGTGGAGGAGACCACCACGACCGTGCCGTCGCCGCTCGCCACCAGCTTGGGGAGCAGGGCCTGGGTGACGTTGAGGGTGCCGAGGACGTTCGTCTCGTACATCGTGCGCCAGTCGGCCGGGTCGCCGGTGGCGACGGGGTCGGCGCCCAGCGCGCCGCCCGCGTTGTTCACGAGGACGCCGATCGTGCGGAACGCGCCGGCGAACTCGTCGACCGCCGCGCGGTCCGTGACGTCCAGCGGGTAGGCCGTCGCGGACCCGCCGGAGCGGGTGATCTCCTCGGCCAGCGCCTCGACGCGGTCCCCCCGGCGGGCGGTCAGGACGACCCGGTAGCCGGCCGCGGCGAGCTGCCGGGCGGTGGCGGCGCCGATGCCGCTGCTCGCACCGGTCACGACGGCGATGCGGGAGGCGGCGGACGGTGCGGCGGTGGCCATGGGCTGCTCCTCATGCACGGGGGCGTTCGTTCGTACGATCGGCTGCCGCCCAGCGTATCGGGGTCAGCCGCCGTTCCTCGGGGCCCACATGATCAAGGCCATCCCGGCGAGGCAGACCGCGGCGCCGGCCAGGTCCCAGCGGTCGGGGCGGTAGCCGTCGGCGACCATGCCCCAGAGCAGGGAGCCCGCCACGAAGATGCCGCCGTACGCGGCGAGGATGCGGCCGAAGTGGGCGTCGGGCTGGAAGGTGGCGACGAAGCCGTACGCGCCGAGCGCGAGGACGCCGCCGGTCGCCCAGAGCCAGCCGCGGTGCTCGCGCACGCCCTGCCAGACCAGCCAGGCGCCGCCGATCTCGAAGAGCGCGGCGACGACGAACAGGGCGGCGGAGCGGAGGATCGGCATGGCCGCAGCTTCGCACGGCGGCGCGCTGTCACCTGTTGGAGGGCGCCTGCCGGGTGCCGGGCGGGGGATACATCCCCTTCGTACGACCCGGCCCGGGCGGTCTGTGATCGATTCTGTTCGAGGAGTGGTGTGGCATGCGCAGGATGCGGGGTCTCGCCCTGTGGGGCGCGGTGCTGACGGCGGTGGCCGCGGGGGTCGTCCCCGCCCGGGCCGAGGGCGCGGCGGGGGACGCGGGGACGGCGAGGGAGGCGGGGGAGGCGGTGGCGGCGACCGAGGCCGACCTGTCGTACCACGGCTTTGCCGTGCTGCGCGGCGGCCGGGTCGACGTCAGGCTGACCCCGCGCAACCACGGGCCGGGGGACGTCTCGGACGCGACCGTGCGGCTGCGCTGGTCCGTGCCGCTGGCGGCCGGGGCGCAGCGGCTGCCGGCCGGCTGTGCGCGGACGGGCCGCCAGGAGGTGGTGTGCGGGACGGGGGCGCTGCCCGCGGACGGACCGGGCGAGGCGATCGTGCTGCGGGTGCGGCTGCGGGGGCGGCCGGCGGAGATGACGATGGACGTCGACACGCTGTGGGGCGGCGGGGCGGTGGACCGCAACCGGGCGAACGACCGTCAGCGGGTGCTGGTCCTCGACACCGGGGACGCCTACTTCTTCTGACCGCGGCCCCGCCGGATCCTCCGGACCCCGGTCCTGCCGGAGCGTCGTACGATCTGCGGACGGCGCCGACGCCGGGGCCGACGAAGGGGTGCGATGTCCGGAAACGTACGGTCGCGGCTGCTGGACGAGCTGGCCGTCGTCTCGCGCCGGTACGTGGCCGCGTACGCCCTGTTCAACCAGGCCCTAGCCGACCGTCTCGGGCTGCATCCCACCGATCTCCAGTGCCTGAACCTGCTGACGCTGGAGCGGGATCCGGTCACGACGGGCCGGATCGCCGGGCTGACGGGGCTGACCACCGGGTCGGCGACGCGGCTGGTGGACCGGCTGGAGCGAGCCGGTTACGTCGTCCGGGAGCGCGACGCGGCCGACCGCCGGCGGGTGCTGGTGGTCACGGTGCCCGAGCGGATCGCCGAGCTCGGGCGGATGTGGGAGCGGCTGGGCGGCGACTGGATGCCGCTGTTCGAGGATCTGACGGACACCGAACTCGCGGTGATCGTGCGGCACATGCGGCGCACGGTGGAGTTCGGCGCGGAGCAGGTCACGCGTTTGCGGGAAGGCCGGGTGTAGGGGCGCGATGGAGACGGACATACGGCCGTCCGCGGCGGCGGCCGGGGCGGGGACGGCGCAGGACGCCCGCCCGGGGCGTGAACTGCCCCGGCACTGGCCGCTGTTGCTGCTGGGCGCGGCGGTGGTGCCGGGTCTGCTGCTGGTGCTCGTGGGCCGCTCGCTGGACGAGCCGGCGGTGCAGGCCTGGCGGACGGTGTGTCTGGCCGTGACCGTGCAGGCACTGCCGTTCCTGCTGCTGGGCACGGCTCTCTCGGGGGCGATCAACGCGTTCGTGCCGGCGCGGGTCTTCGGCCGGCTGCTGCCGAAGCGGGCCGCGCTGGCCGTGCCGGTCGCGGGGGTGGCCGGTGTGGTGCTGCCGGGCTGTGAGTGCGCGTCGGTGCCGGTGGCGAACAGCCTGATCGGACGGGGGGTCACACCGGCGGCCGCGTTCGCGTTCCTGCTGTCGGCGCCCGCCGTGAACCCGGTGGTGCTGACGGCCACGGCCGTCGCCTTCCCGGGCGATCCGGAGATGGTCCTCGCCCGGCTCCTCGCCTCGCTGGTCACCGCCGCGGCGATGGGCTGGCTGTGGCTCTGGCTGGGCCGGGAGGAGTGGCTGCGGCCCACCGTCGCGCGCCACACCGGCCACATCGCGGGGCGCAGCCGCTTCACGGAGTTCCGCCGCGGCTTCCAGCACGACTTCCTGCACGCGGGGGGATTCCTGGTGGTGGGAGCGATGGCGGCGGCCACGTTCAACGTGGCGGTGCCCCGCACCCTGCTCGACACCTTCGCGGGTTCGCCGTGGCTGTCGGTGCTGTTCCTGGCGGCGCTGGCGGTCGTGCTGGCGGTGTGCAGCGAGGCGGACGCGTTCGTGGCGGCCTCGCTGACGGGGTTCTCGCCGGTCGCGCGGCTGGCGTTCATGGTGGTGGGGCCGATGGTCGACCTGAAGCTGATCGCGCTCCAGGCGGGGACGTTCGGACGGGCCTTCGCGGTGCGGTTCTCGTCGGCCACGGCGGTGGTCGCCGTGGCGTGCAGCGCGCTGATCGGAGGGGTGCTGCTGTGAGGCGGTTCGTGCAGGTGGGCCTGCTGGTGCTGGCCGGGCTGGGGCTGTTGCACACCTCGCTGTTCACGGACGAGTACCTGCGGTTCGTCAAGGAGGGGATGCGGCCCCTGCTGGTCGCCTCCGGGCTGCTCCTGGTGGCCCTGGGCGTCGCGGAGGCGTGGGCCGCACCGCCGGAGACGGAGCACGCGGGGCACACGGGGCCCGGCCGCACGGCGCGTGCCGACGCGGGCCACCGCCACCGGGCGGACGGCGACACGGGACACACCGGGGGCGGGCAGGAGCTCGGGGACGGGCACGGGCAGGAGTCCGGGGACGGGCACGGGCACGGGCACGACCACTCGCGTGTTCCGCGGGTCGCGTGGCTGCTGTTCCTGCCGGTGCTGAGCCTGCTCTTCTACGCGCCTCCCGCGCTGGGCTCGTACACGGCTTCCCGGGAGCCCGCGAAGGCCGTCGCCGTGCAGGAGGACGCCTTCGACCCGCTTCCCGCGACCTCCCCGCTGCCGATCACGCTCACCGACTTCACGATGCGGGTGCAGCAGGACCGTTCGCTGGCCCTGCGCGGCCGCGCGGTCGTGATGACCGGCTTCGTCAGCCCGGCCGCGCGGGGACAGGACGGCTGGTACCTGACCCGGATCGTCGTCAGCTGCTGCGCCGCGGACGCCTCGTCCGTGAAGGTGCTGGTCCAGGGCGTCGCGGCGCCGAAGGCCGACACCTGGGTGAACGTCACGGGAACCTGGCACGGCAGCGGGACGCTGGGGACGTCCTCGGCGGCGGTCTCGTTGACGGCGCACGGCGTGACGAAGGTCGCGAAGCCCTCCAACAGCTACATGGACGCCCTGCCGCTCGGCAGCGGCTGAGGCGGTGCCGCGTGCCGCGTGCCGCCGGGCGGGCGGCGCGGGTCAGGCGCCGGTGTTGTCCGCGTCGTAGCGCAGGCGGGCCGCGTGGACCTCGTCGAAGTGGTTCTCCGCCCAGTCCTTGACGGCCGTCAGCAGCAGCGCGAGATTGCGGCCGAGGGGGGTCAGTTCGTAGTCGACGCGGACCGGGACGGACGGCGTGACCGTGCGGGTCAGGATGCCGTCGCGCTCCAGGGTGCGCAGGGTCTGGGTCAGCATCTTGGGGCTGACGCCGGCGATCCTGCGGGCCAGGTCGCTGTAGCGCAGGGGGCCGGGGGCCAGGGCCGAGACGACCAGGCTGACCCACTTGTCGCTGAGGCGGTCCAGGAGCTGGTTGGTCGGGCAGTCGCGCAGGAACGCGTCGTACGCGCTACGGGCCTGCTCACGCTGCTGGGCGGCGGTCCTGGTCGCCATGGCGCTCTCCTCCGGGTGACGTAGGCACCTTCAGGTAACTACTTCCCCCTGGATAGTAGCTCTTCCTAGTGTTGTGGCCATCGGAGGGAGCCGGAAGGTTCCCCCAACTAGCCATCAATACAGGGGAGTTGGCATGCGAGCAGCAGTGGTGCGGGCGTTCGGTGGACCCGAGGCCGTGGAGATCGTCGACGTGGAACTGCCGGAGCCGGGCGCGCGCCAGGTCCGGATCAAGGTGACGGCGTCCGCGCTGAACCCGGTGGACGCCGGGGTGCGTGCCGGGATCTTCGGTGGTGCGGGCCGGCAGATCGGGCTGGGCTGGGACGTGGCCGGGACCGTCGACGCGGTGGGGCCGGCCGCCGCGTGGAGCGCGG harbors:
- a CDS encoding permease — its product is METDIRPSAAAAGAGTAQDARPGRELPRHWPLLLLGAAVVPGLLLVLVGRSLDEPAVQAWRTVCLAVTVQALPFLLLGTALSGAINAFVPARVFGRLLPKRAALAVPVAGVAGVVLPGCECASVPVANSLIGRGVTPAAAFAFLLSAPAVNPVVLTATAVAFPGDPEMVLARLLASLVTAAAMGWLWLWLGREEWLRPTVARHTGHIAGRSRFTEFRRGFQHDFLHAGGFLVVGAMAAATFNVAVPRTLLDTFAGSPWLSVLFLAALAVVLAVCSEADAFVAASLTGFSPVARLAFMVVGPMVDLKLIALQAGTFGRAFAVRFSSATAVVAVACSALIGGVLL
- a CDS encoding tyrosine-protein phosphatase, with the protein product MDRHIPFETLHNFRDLGGYPAADGLRVRPGRLFRADSLGKLRPDTADWDRFLALGIGTVIDLRHPWEARDRGRIPEHDSFAYRNLSIEHRPYDQPSLTPDVEPGPYLSARFMEVAEDGTKELAAALELVAGAKEGLVFHCASGKDRTGQFAALVLGLLGVPDEVIVEDFTLTELATPALLADWRARNGGRSPVWPSFGRAPEAVMRLFLAALRERHGSLDAYVSQALGMDVEALKSALRARLLEPVPTGRPEPVLRRATPGDAALLVRLRDTAALWQLARGIRQWQPGEKTEAHFVDRMREGEVWLSYSGGAVTGAYELWWDDPAAWGPRPPEAGYVHRLMTTPHTAPPGTGRALLAHAEARIGAAGRPYARLDCLSANSRLRAYYEAAGYTVVGEQRAKEGGTGSPYAVTLMEKRLA
- a CDS encoding YnfA family protein, giving the protein MPILRSAALFVVAALFEIGGAWLVWQGVREHRGWLWATGGVLALGAYGFVATFQPDAHFGRILAAYGGIFVAGSLLWGMVADGYRPDRWDLAGAAVCLAGMALIMWAPRNGG
- a CDS encoding MarR family winged helix-turn-helix transcriptional regulator encodes the protein MSGNVRSRLLDELAVVSRRYVAAYALFNQALADRLGLHPTDLQCLNLLTLERDPVTTGRIAGLTGLTTGSATRLVDRLERAGYVVRERDAADRRRVLVVTVPERIAELGRMWERLGGDWMPLFEDLTDTELAVIVRHMRRTVEFGAEQVTRLREGRV
- a CDS encoding SDR family NAD(P)-dependent oxidoreductase, with amino-acid sequence MATAAPSAASRIAVVTGASSGIGAATARQLAAAGYRVVLTARRGDRVEALAEEITRSGGSATAYPLDVTDRAAVDEFAGAFRTIGVLVNNAGGALGADPVATGDPADWRTMYETNVLGTLNVTQALLPKLVASGDGTVVVVSSTAGHGTYEGGGGYVAAKHGAHVLAETLRLEIVGLPVRVIEIAPGMVKTDEFALTRFGGDETKAAKVYEGVAEPLTASDVAETIAWAVTRPSHVNVDLLVLRPRAQASNTKVHREL
- a CDS encoding TIGR03943 family putative permease subunit: MRRFVQVGLLVLAGLGLLHTSLFTDEYLRFVKEGMRPLLVASGLLLVALGVAEAWAAPPETEHAGHTGPGRTARADAGHRHRADGDTGHTGGGQELGDGHGQESGDGHGHGHDHSRVPRVAWLLFLPVLSLLFYAPPALGSYTASREPAKAVAVQEDAFDPLPATSPLPITLTDFTMRVQQDRSLALRGRAVVMTGFVSPAARGQDGWYLTRIVVSCCAADASSVKVLVQGVAAPKADTWVNVTGTWHGSGTLGTSSAAVSLTAHGVTKVAKPSNSYMDALPLGSG
- a CDS encoding winged helix-turn-helix transcriptional regulator; translation: MATRTAAQQREQARSAYDAFLRDCPTNQLLDRLSDKWVSLVVSALAPGPLRYSDLARRIAGVSPKMLTQTLRTLERDGILTRTVTPSVPVRVDYELTPLGRNLALLLTAVKDWAENHFDEVHAARLRYDADNTGA